The proteins below come from a single Panicum hallii strain FIL2 chromosome 7, PHallii_v3.1, whole genome shotgun sequence genomic window:
- the LOC112899719 gene encoding uncharacterized protein At4g26450-like, whose product MDWAHEQGVSLPAPRSELHPGRMQYQHGGSRSRMPTFARGGGAYGRGPKQFYPPPPPLPAAALPPPPPLNKYEVLLEAGRLAAEYLVAKGVLPPGSLQQRGGAVGAGGWGQLPPPPPLPAGHEAPAYYNARSGRRQVDDECGTRNARSRRSRGGDYSSGNSSNYNGRWKRKFGADNRYSDLGRNRGRSRGYSDSRSYDEDDEDGAPGFKRERRSSGGIDEVGSSVSGVAGEGPSSKVEAMGESELEDTGSKASSNSNVRQDEKADAPHKVEDENEANKMQEDSVVSNSEVVEQTLNCEGNGNNDSSGVVQEAETKHLPVSSGEKVSDGKPEDCGILSEKVEDDKTLLEKAEDDTTSDEVSVMENNLPNDPRNLLNYCSFARVPTRLRSVLANRNARPAQREFPVSGQVSLVTTEEMSQTAMDGEANTNSMTSIQEDSKDEVVRQEHAEQSTTCNHVAESLTFNEKGTLGETEEMEEQKNIPQHYGLEDNKEPNELSPFVSHQNSFSLQVEKGIQIYNLDTPPQDEVLIDPPDKGKTVDSELLPNIKAEAAVTIEEEKLDQSSSFKIRDLNLVGSPEVADMRADPRLGQSSAAGCSVEQQDTQQVDFGTTLGNNLSSTDTFILGNKAVQVIDIEDDPPIEAVACDTSKAKGEMVYSSMENMTNPPTNTDALHGIQDGYSLGISDYLGADMPCYQSIQTDLQAGMDLNGSEGITVMDDPIYSSLSDIGFMEVWDQQPHDYEKFF is encoded by the exons ATGGATTGGGCGCACGAGCAGGGCGTGAGCTTGCCGGCGCCGCGATCCGAGCTCCACCCGGGGCGGATGCAGTACCAGCACGGCGGCAGCCGCAGCCGCATGCCGACgttcgcgcgcggcggcggcgcctatGGCCGCGGCCCGAAGCAGTTctacccgccgccgcctcccctcccGGCGGCCGCGCtgcctccgccaccgccgctgAACAAGTATGAGGTGCTCTTGGAGGCCGGCCGCCTCGCCGCAGAGTACCTGGTGGCGAAAGGCGTGCTCCCGCCGGGCTCCCTGCagcagcgcggcggcgcggtcggTGCCGGGGGATGGGGCCAGctgccgccccctcctccgctGCCGGCAGGGCATGAAGCCCCAGCGTACTACAACGCCAGGAGTGGCCGACGGCAGGTCGATGATGAGTGTGGTACTCGAAACGCCCGCTCGCGGCGGAGCCGTGGTGGCGATTACAGTAGCGGCAACAGCAGCAACTACAATGGAAGGTGGAAGAGGAAGTTTGGGGCTGACAATAGGTATTCGGATTTGGGGAGGAATAGGGGTAGGAGCAGGGGATATTCAGATTCACGGAGTTATGATGAGGACGATGAGGATGGGGCTCCTGGGTTCAAACGGGAGCGGCGAAGCAGTGGTGGGATTGATGAGGTTGGGAGTAGCGTGTCAGGGGTGGCTGGGGAGGGGCCATCATCGAAGGTGGAGGCGATGGGGGAGTCGGAACTGGAGGATACTGGATCAAAGGCTAGTTCTAACAGCAATGTTCGGCAGGATGAGAAAGCTGATGCTCCGCATAAGGTGGAGGATGAGAATGAGGCAAATAAAATGCAGGAGGACAGTGTGGTGTCTAATTCAGAGGTAGTGGAGCAAACATTGAATTGTGAGGGTAATGGCAACAATGATTCTTCTGGTGTTGTTCAAGAGGCTGAGACAAAACATTTGCCAGTATCCTCAGGTGAAAAAGTCTCAGATGGGAAGCCTGAAGATTGTGGCATTCTGAGTGAGAAGGTTGAAGATGATAAGACTTTGCTCGAGAAGGCTGAAGATGATACGACGTCAGATGAAGTCTCCGTTATGGAGAACAATTTACCTAATGATCCTAGAAATTTGCTAAACTATTGTAGTTTTGCAAGAGTTCCAACAAGACTGCGATCAGTGCTTGCAAACAGGAATGCACGACCAGCCCAAAGAGAATTTCCTGTGTCTGGACAGGTCAGTCTGGTTACCACTGAAGAAATGTCCCAGACGGCAATGGATGGGGAAGCTAACACCAACTCCATGACTAGTATCCAGGAAGACAGCAAAGATGAGGTGGTCAGACAAGAACATGCCGAACAAAGTACTACCTGTAATCATGTGGCAGAATCACTGACATTCAATGAAAAGGGAACACTAGGTGAAACTGAAGAGATGGAAGAACAGAAGAACATCCCTCAACATTACGGACTCGAGGATAATAAGGAGCCCAATGAACTGTCTCCATTTGTTTCTCACCAGAATAGCTTCAGTTTGCAAGTTGAGAAAGGAATTCAAATTTACAATTTAGATACGCCACCACAGGATGAAGTGTTGATCGATCCACCCGATAAAGGAAAAACAGTTGATTCGGAGTTATTACCTAATATCAAAGCAGAAGCTGCTGTCACAATTGAAGAGGAAAAGCTTGATCAGTCTAGCTCATTTAAAATACGTGATCTCAACCTGGTTGGTAGTCCAGAGGTTGCTGACATGCGAGCTGATCCTCGTTTAGGCCAAAGCTCCGCTGCTGGATGTTCAGTGGAGCAACAAGATACCCAGCAAGTTGACTTTGGAACAACTCTCGGTAACAATTTAAGTAGTACTGACACATTTATATTGGGAAATAAGGCAGTTCAAGTTATTGACATCGAAGATGACCCACCAATTGAAGCTGTTGCTTGTGACACTTCAAAAGCAAA AGGTGAAATGGTGTATTCTAGCATGGAGAACATGACGAACCCGCCCACAAACACCGATGCCCTTCATGGTATCCAAGATGGTTATAGTCTTGGGATTTCAGATTACCTTGGTGCTGATAT